One stretch of Roseimicrobium sp. ORNL1 DNA includes these proteins:
- a CDS encoding DUF4407 domain-containing protein, giving the protein MTRLFFWLSGASDESLAECPSWERRKYVAFGATVLVPSAFAAVAAAYALSTLTDDWRVIAAVSMVWAFIILTVDRALLATYRAYQSFFRKLAQFSLRIVVAALMGLSISHPLALLLFRDTINTSIEKQRDADIAAARKEFDANKKAVEAKIAALDAEVATQRKQWDETFNAKFLVQDALPGAAKPMTAEEAKAKQELDKKIADATAPGREKITTIEKEITSLNEQATKLQGELDFWQKEFERELNGQRSGIIGLGPRAKSIQADQLAWRRDESKRLSGLLESFTTQLNQLRADVASTEQSLTTQAEVAAAEVLRKSQLDQQRLEGLKQQVQQQQADSFVEQQNGIRATLRAQIDAKLEQSKSFAGELMKLQQDEQQRVAAIRAEPRRDILTQTKALHALFENDAEGGRFALIAYAVLTALFMLVDTIPLVVKFFSKPGPYDTLLDQDEVRFDKERLAFLKSYNRYMEGLSEGRLLHLTRNKPLEHALIEGVDRSRAAKEFLEHLLELERAFDERIRRERELVATQDGSKAAMVEEMAQAFYRDMRRRMELFFHEETPSRISA; this is encoded by the coding sequence GTGACCCGCCTGTTTTTCTGGTTATCGGGAGCCAGTGATGAAAGCCTCGCCGAGTGCCCCTCGTGGGAACGTCGGAAGTACGTGGCCTTTGGCGCCACGGTGCTGGTGCCCAGTGCCTTCGCCGCCGTAGCCGCGGCGTATGCCCTCTCCACACTCACGGATGACTGGCGCGTGATCGCTGCGGTGTCGATGGTGTGGGCGTTCATCATCCTCACGGTGGACCGGGCCTTGCTGGCTACCTATCGGGCCTATCAAAGTTTTTTCCGCAAGCTCGCCCAGTTCAGCCTGCGCATCGTGGTGGCCGCCTTGATGGGTCTTTCCATTTCGCACCCGCTGGCGCTGCTGCTGTTCCGCGACACCATTAATACCAGCATCGAAAAACAACGCGATGCGGACATTGCGGCCGCGAGGAAGGAATTCGATGCCAACAAGAAGGCGGTGGAGGCGAAGATAGCAGCGCTCGATGCTGAAGTCGCGACCCAGCGCAAACAATGGGATGAGACCTTCAATGCCAAGTTCCTCGTCCAGGATGCGCTGCCGGGTGCAGCCAAACCCATGACGGCCGAAGAGGCCAAGGCCAAGCAGGAGCTCGACAAGAAGATTGCGGATGCCACCGCGCCGGGTCGTGAGAAGATCACCACCATTGAAAAGGAAATCACCTCGCTCAACGAGCAGGCCACCAAGCTGCAGGGGGAACTGGATTTCTGGCAGAAGGAATTTGAGCGTGAACTCAACGGCCAGCGCAGCGGCATCATCGGTCTCGGACCCCGCGCCAAGAGCATCCAGGCAGACCAGCTCGCGTGGCGGCGTGATGAATCCAAGCGCCTCTCGGGATTGCTGGAGTCCTTCACCACCCAGCTCAACCAGCTTCGCGCGGATGTGGCCAGCACGGAGCAGTCGCTCACCACGCAGGCAGAAGTGGCCGCTGCCGAAGTCCTTCGCAAGTCCCAGCTCGATCAGCAGCGCCTGGAAGGTTTGAAGCAGCAGGTGCAGCAGCAGCAGGCGGATTCGTTTGTGGAGCAGCAGAATGGCATTCGTGCCACGCTGCGCGCCCAGATCGATGCCAAGCTGGAACAATCCAAGAGCTTCGCTGGAGAACTCATGAAGCTGCAGCAGGATGAGCAGCAGCGCGTGGCAGCCATCCGCGCCGAGCCCCGCCGCGACATCCTCACACAGACCAAGGCCCTGCATGCGCTCTTTGAGAATGATGCCGAGGGTGGCCGGTTCGCCCTGATCGCTTATGCGGTGCTGACGGCGCTTTTCATGCTCGTGGACACCATCCCGCTGGTGGTGAAATTTTTCTCCAAGCCGGGTCCCTATGACACGCTGCTGGATCAGGATGAGGTGCGCTTCGACAAGGAACGCCTCGCCTTCCTGAAGAGCTATAACCGCTACATGGAAGGACTCTCCGAGGGCCGCTTGCTGCATCTCACCCGGAACAAGCCGCTCGAGCATGCGCTTATCGAAGGCGTAGATCGCTCACGAGCGGCCAAGGAGTTTCTCGAGCACCTTCTCGAATTGGAGCGCGCTTTCGATGAGCGCATCCGTCGTGAACGGGAACTTGTCGCCACACAGGATGGGAGCAAGGCCGCGATGGTGGAAGAAATGGCCCAGGCCTTCTACCGCGACATGCGCCGCCGCATGGAGCTCTTCTTCCATGAGGAGACGCCGTCGCGGATCAGCGCGTAA
- a CDS encoding MFS transporter: MSKPVPVTRLRDLSSHQKRSGLAAWLGWLFDGLDMHLYTLVATPFVALLMGLPQTDPSVGQHGALINAGFLVGWAFGGAFFGRVGDLLGRSRTLVLTILTYAVFTGLSFFAQTWWHLLIFRFLAALGIGGEWAVGASLLSETWPKSWRPWIAATLQSAVNCGVLLACAAGYFLGSHEPRWIFLVGIFPALITLWIRKAVPETEEWEHARSKATEKPPGLGALFGPKVRSTTWRVLAICAISLTAHWAFMFWQQAHIRKLPEVLAMNDTERNHVAAVALFWIMIGSIIGNFIAGAFAKFIGFRNAIVLMLAMYFGAMWMCFHVERSYQDTLMWFGIIGACQGVFGLFTMCLPPLFPTLLRTTGAGFCYNFGRIVAAAGTVYFGLTAAGKVGDVREALLYAGWLFAPAALVAMLLPEEKTGPAEVEGPVD, translated from the coding sequence ATGTCCAAGCCTGTCCCTGTCACCCGACTTCGCGATCTTTCTTCTCATCAAAAGCGCTCCGGACTGGCGGCGTGGCTTGGCTGGCTCTTCGACGGGCTGGACATGCATTTGTACACCCTGGTGGCCACGCCCTTCGTGGCGTTGCTCATGGGCCTTCCGCAGACGGATCCGAGCGTGGGACAGCATGGCGCTCTCATCAATGCGGGCTTCCTGGTGGGGTGGGCTTTTGGTGGCGCCTTCTTCGGGCGCGTTGGAGATCTCTTGGGACGCAGCCGCACGTTGGTGCTCACCATCCTGACCTATGCGGTGTTCACAGGGTTGTCTTTCTTCGCCCAGACCTGGTGGCATCTGCTCATCTTCCGCTTTCTCGCGGCGCTGGGCATCGGGGGCGAGTGGGCCGTGGGTGCTTCGCTATTGTCCGAGACGTGGCCGAAGTCGTGGCGTCCGTGGATTGCCGCCACGCTGCAGAGTGCGGTGAATTGCGGGGTGCTGCTCGCCTGCGCTGCGGGCTACTTTCTTGGCAGCCATGAGCCCCGATGGATCTTCCTTGTGGGTATCTTTCCCGCTCTCATCACCCTGTGGATTCGCAAGGCGGTGCCCGAGACGGAGGAGTGGGAGCATGCCCGCAGCAAGGCGACTGAGAAACCACCGGGCCTCGGGGCCTTGTTTGGGCCGAAGGTACGCAGCACCACCTGGCGGGTGCTGGCCATCTGCGCCATCTCGCTCACCGCGCACTGGGCCTTTATGTTCTGGCAGCAGGCGCATATCCGAAAATTGCCGGAAGTGCTGGCCATGAACGATACGGAGAGGAATCACGTGGCTGCAGTCGCGTTGTTCTGGATCATGATTGGCAGCATCATCGGTAACTTCATTGCCGGCGCGTTTGCCAAGTTTATCGGTTTCCGGAATGCCATCGTGCTGATGCTGGCGATGTATTTCGGCGCGATGTGGATGTGCTTCCACGTGGAGAGGAGCTATCAGGATACGCTGATGTGGTTTGGCATCATCGGCGCTTGCCAGGGGGTGTTTGGCCTCTTCACCATGTGCCTTCCACCGCTCTTCCCCACGCTGCTGCGCACCACGGGGGCGGGTTTCTGTTATAACTTCGGCCGCATCGTCGCGGCAGCTGGCACCGTGTATTTCGGGCTCACGGCTGCGGGGAAGGTTGGCGATGTGCGTGAGGCCTTGCTCTACGCAGGGTGGCTGTTCGCTCCTGCGGCCCTGGTGGCCATGTTATTGCCGGAGGAGAAGACAGGACCCGCCGAGGTGGAGGGGCCGGTGGACTAG
- the dgt gene encoding dGTP triphosphohydrolase, with product MSFYSSFDTATVSSRSAHPDDHRTPFQIDRDRILHSAALRRLQGKTQVFYSFLVGEYDFYRTRLTHSLEVAQVGRSICAWLQKSSELLQGSEGIDTDLVEATCLAHDLGHPPFGHTGERALHQLMKPYGGFEGNAQTLRLLTRTIFGEGREGMDPTRALLDGVMKYKTLHHETPTAKNHYLYDEQSAALDFVHGEQPFPVELSPGEVRNSFRSLECQIMDWADDTAYSINDLSDAIQRGFITEAKLETWAAGNPLDDAETVQVEFLLKAIREGKVEGRLGRGIGEHIRACSLQIRGNFMSELSRRYRYELVVDATMQKRARLNKRIAMDLVFETPQLHQLDYKAESVLKRLFEVLAERYIKREGGRVWHFLPEAVERVLDREEDERVRARLVCDWIASLTDRSAYRVHQRLFDVGAGMGEFL from the coding sequence ATGAGCTTCTACTCCAGTTTTGATACAGCGACGGTATCGTCCAGGTCAGCGCACCCGGACGATCACCGTACGCCGTTCCAGATCGATCGCGATCGCATCCTGCACAGCGCCGCCCTCCGGCGCCTGCAGGGTAAGACGCAGGTCTTTTATTCCTTCCTCGTCGGCGAGTATGATTTCTATCGCACGCGCCTGACGCACTCGCTGGAGGTCGCGCAGGTGGGGCGCTCCATCTGCGCATGGCTGCAGAAGAGCAGTGAGCTGCTGCAGGGGAGCGAGGGCATCGACACCGATCTCGTGGAAGCCACCTGTCTGGCCCACGATTTGGGGCATCCTCCCTTTGGCCACACCGGCGAGCGGGCGCTGCACCAGTTGATGAAGCCCTATGGGGGCTTTGAGGGAAATGCCCAGACCCTCCGGCTACTCACCCGCACCATCTTCGGTGAAGGTCGGGAGGGCATGGATCCCACCCGGGCCCTGCTGGATGGTGTGATGAAGTATAAGACACTGCATCACGAAACCCCCACCGCGAAGAATCACTACCTTTACGACGAGCAGTCCGCGGCGCTGGATTTCGTGCATGGCGAGCAGCCCTTCCCCGTGGAGCTTTCCCCCGGCGAGGTGCGCAACAGCTTCCGCAGCCTGGAGTGCCAGATCATGGACTGGGCGGATGACACCGCGTACTCCATCAATGACCTGTCAGACGCCATCCAGCGCGGTTTCATCACAGAGGCCAAACTGGAGACCTGGGCTGCGGGCAATCCACTGGATGACGCGGAAACGGTCCAGGTAGAATTCCTCCTCAAGGCGATCCGTGAAGGGAAGGTGGAGGGGAGATTGGGACGCGGCATTGGCGAGCACATCCGTGCGTGTTCGCTGCAGATCCGCGGCAACTTCATGAGCGAGCTCTCACGGCGCTATCGCTACGAGCTGGTCGTGGATGCGACCATGCAAAAGCGCGCCCGGCTGAACAAGCGCATCGCCATGGACCTGGTGTTTGAAACGCCGCAACTCCACCAGCTCGATTACAAGGCGGAGAGCGTCCTGAAGCGACTCTTCGAAGTGCTGGCCGAGAGATACATCAAACGCGAGGGCGGCCGTGTCTGGCATTTCCTGCCGGAGGCGGTGGAACGCGTGCTCGATCGCGAGGAGGACGAAAGAGTCCGCGCCAGGTTGGTCTGCGATTGGATCGCGAGCCTGACGGATCGCAGCGCTTACCGCGTGCACCAGCGCCTCTTCGACGTGGGCGCCGGGATGGGTGAGTTTCTTTGA
- the ald gene encoding alanine dehydrogenase, producing the protein MIIGVPKEIKPQENRVALLPSAAYQLIKRGHQVVVESNAGFGSGFPDADYERAGAVVVGAHAEVFAQADLIVKVKEPLAEEYPLLRPGQILFTYLHLAASKPLTEALMRSGATCIAYETVEVNRRLPLLEPMSEIAGRMSVLVGGYFLAKHEGGCGVLLGGVPGVLPGKVVVIGGGTAGVNAARMATGLGADVTILEVDVERMRFLDITLSTAHTLYSNQAHILDMLPDVDLLIGAVLVPGSKAPKLINREMMRVMKPGSVFVDIAIDQGGCAETSRATTHQDPIYVEEDVIHYCVANMPAAYARTATQALTNVTYRYIETLADHGVPKAFKRDPNLLGGLNLFEGKVTHHAIAEAHGLEFFDYKAAAGL; encoded by the coding sequence ATGATCATCGGTGTACCCAAGGAGATTAAACCGCAGGAAAACCGCGTTGCGCTGCTCCCCAGCGCTGCCTACCAGCTCATCAAGCGTGGGCATCAGGTGGTGGTGGAGTCGAATGCGGGCTTTGGCTCGGGCTTTCCTGATGCCGATTACGAGCGGGCCGGCGCCGTGGTGGTGGGCGCGCATGCGGAAGTCTTCGCCCAGGCTGACTTGATCGTGAAGGTGAAGGAGCCGCTGGCGGAGGAGTATCCGCTGCTGCGTCCCGGCCAGATCCTTTTTACCTATCTGCACCTGGCCGCCAGCAAGCCACTCACAGAGGCGCTCATGCGCTCGGGCGCCACCTGCATTGCATACGAGACAGTGGAGGTGAATCGCCGATTGCCGCTCCTGGAGCCCATGAGCGAAATCGCGGGCCGCATGAGCGTGCTGGTCGGTGGCTATTTCCTGGCGAAACACGAGGGCGGCTGCGGGGTGTTGCTCGGCGGCGTGCCGGGAGTGCTGCCAGGAAAAGTGGTCGTCATCGGAGGTGGCACCGCTGGGGTGAATGCAGCACGCATGGCTACGGGACTGGGCGCGGATGTGACCATCTTGGAGGTGGATGTGGAGCGCATGCGCTTCCTGGACATCACCCTGAGCACGGCGCACACGCTCTACTCCAATCAGGCCCACATCCTCGACATGCTGCCGGATGTGGATTTGCTCATTGGAGCCGTGCTGGTGCCGGGCTCCAAGGCACCCAAGCTCATCAACCGCGAGATGATGCGGGTGATGAAGCCGGGCAGTGTGTTTGTGGACATCGCGATCGACCAGGGCGGCTGCGCGGAGACTTCCCGCGCCACCACGCACCAGGACCCCATCTATGTGGAGGAGGATGTGATTCACTACTGCGTGGCGAACATGCCTGCTGCGTATGCGCGCACCGCCACGCAGGCGCTGACGAATGTGACGTATCGTTACATTGAGACCCTGGCGGACCATGGCGTGCCGAAGGCCTTCAAGCGGGACCCGAATCTCCTGGGAGGCTTGAATCTTTTCGAAGGAAAGGTGACTCACCACGCCATCGCAGAGGCGCATGGGCTGGAATTTTTTGATTACAAAGCTGCTGCCGGATTGTAA
- a CDS encoding methyltransferase domain-containing protein: MNWNEMYERGETPWEKGQPTPVLAEMHAKRPEVFQGQTFVPGCGTGHDARWLAEHGCGPVLGADIAPLAIERAKATDTQGLASYRLIDLFNLPQDVVGAFDLVWEHTCLCALDPSMRQQYVQAVRSVLKKHGMVAGVFFINPEMDPGETGPPFGISVAELESLWSAAGFELLDAWVPTAAYPGREGRERAVILRLVS, translated from the coding sequence ATGAATTGGAACGAAATGTACGAACGCGGCGAGACGCCGTGGGAAAAGGGTCAGCCCACTCCGGTGCTCGCAGAAATGCACGCCAAGCGGCCCGAAGTGTTTCAGGGCCAGACCTTTGTCCCCGGCTGCGGTACCGGGCATGATGCCCGCTGGCTGGCCGAGCATGGCTGCGGCCCCGTGCTGGGCGCGGACATCGCTCCGCTGGCCATCGAGCGCGCCAAAGCCACCGATACCCAAGGCCTGGCCAGCTACCGGCTCATCGACCTCTTCAATCTCCCGCAAGATGTCGTGGGTGCCTTCGACCTCGTCTGGGAACACACCTGCCTGTGCGCCCTCGATCCTTCCATGCGCCAGCAGTACGTGCAGGCGGTGCGCTCCGTGCTGAAGAAGCATGGCATGGTCGCCGGTGTGTTCTTCATCAATCCCGAGATGGATCCCGGCGAGACGGGGCCGCCCTTCGGCATTTCCGTGGCCGAGCTGGAATCTCTGTGGAGCGCCGCCGGCTTTGAACTTCTGGACGCCTGGGTGCCGACCGCTGCCTATCCCGGCCGTGAAGGCCGCGAGCGTGCGGTGATTCTGCGCCTTGTTTCTTGA
- a CDS encoding 2-hydroxyacid dehydrogenase → MKPEVLLLAPLPDLLLAPLREEFVCHDWHHSKDRDELLNAHGTNIRAIIGAGGTTYHLSLLKDLPSLQIISVFGVGYDGVPLDYCRQRGIRVTNTPDVLTEDVADIALALVLMTARKLVPANKFLQAGLWARGNFELTSKPGGKRAGILGLGRIGKAVARRLEAIGMQVGYCSREKQADVPYQYFLSPAEMAAWCHYLIVACPGGEQTKNLVNAQVLFALGSEGTLINIARGSVVDENALISALQGGFIKGAGLDVYADEPYVPKKLLKMENVVLLPHVGSGTMETRKAMADLVVANLSAYFNGKALPTPVPELA, encoded by the coding sequence GTGAAGCCTGAAGTGCTCTTGCTGGCTCCGTTGCCGGATCTCCTTCTCGCGCCATTGAGAGAGGAGTTCGTCTGCCATGACTGGCACCATTCGAAAGATAGGGACGAACTGCTCAATGCGCACGGGACGAATATCCGTGCCATCATTGGGGCGGGGGGCACGACCTATCATCTCTCCCTGCTCAAGGATCTTCCTTCCCTGCAGATCATCAGTGTCTTTGGCGTGGGATATGACGGCGTACCGCTCGACTATTGCCGGCAGCGCGGCATCCGTGTGACGAATACCCCCGATGTGCTGACGGAGGACGTGGCGGACATCGCTCTGGCGCTGGTGCTCATGACCGCTCGCAAGCTGGTGCCGGCCAACAAGTTTCTCCAGGCAGGCCTGTGGGCGCGGGGGAACTTTGAACTGACCAGCAAGCCTGGAGGAAAGCGGGCCGGCATTCTCGGCCTGGGGCGCATTGGCAAGGCGGTTGCGCGGCGACTGGAGGCGATTGGCATGCAGGTGGGCTATTGCTCCCGCGAGAAGCAGGCGGACGTCCCGTATCAGTATTTCCTCTCTCCGGCGGAGATGGCGGCGTGGTGCCACTACCTCATCGTCGCGTGCCCCGGCGGGGAGCAGACCAAAAACCTGGTGAATGCGCAGGTCCTTTTCGCCCTCGGGTCGGAGGGGACCTTGATCAATATCGCACGTGGCTCCGTGGTCGATGAGAATGCGCTCATCAGCGCGCTGCAAGGTGGATTCATCAAAGGCGCGGGATTGGATGTGTACGCAGACGAACCGTATGTGCCGAAGAAGCTCCTCAAGATGGAGAATGTGGTGCTGCTCCCGCATGTGGGCAGCGGCACCATGGAAACTCGCAAGGCCATGGCGGATCTCGTGGTGGCGAATCTTTCCGCGTACTTCAACGGCAAGGCCCTTCCCACTCCGGTGCCGGAACTGGCGTGA